The sequence AAATGTGTATTGTCCTGTCATTTTATGTTTCATTAGTTGgcctttttttttggatttgttATTAGTTGCTGACTATGATATTATGATATTGAAAATTATGTCTATACGAACAACTCCTACAACTATTCAAGCAgatcatatattttatattcaacAACATTGCCTCGTGAGAAGGATAGAGTGCATGCAGACTTTATTCGTACAACGAGTTCATAGAACTCGGCGTTTGCACAACATCAGGCACTAGTGATTGGGTTACCTAAAGCATCCACCATCTCAATATTGTAATATGACAGTAGACTCGACAAGGCAAATACTCCCCCTGCAACTGCTACTGAAAATATAGCCAGCTTGTGACATAATAATGCCATCTTTGGCTGTTTTTCCTTCATGGATTCCGACGCCATCGAACCTGAGAATGCAAACATGAGAGAAACAACAAATCCTTGAAAGAGAAGAGGCTTTCTTGTGAATATCACAGTTGGTACTAAATCTTCTTTTATCCTCTCAAATGGAAGCTGAAAAATTGCAATAGCTGTCAAAAATGCAATTCTGTATAAAGCATCTTGACTGCTAGTTGTGCCTGTGGGAAGAAATAGGTCATCTTTGTTATTCAAAGATTGCTTTGTAGAGTAATCATCACTTGTTACATTCATCCTATTGAAAATCTTGTGAAAAATAATTGATGAGTTTATATTACTATGAATATTATTCAAGAAAATACCCTCAAACATGTTATATATAATGGAAATGAAGGTTTAAGAGCAAAAGAAGTGTAGAAAAGGGAAATGCTATAGAAAAGAGTTGGGCGTTTCTTGGTACTTTCGCTGTCACTATCACACATTTAAAAATCAATGCTTGGAAATTTCCACGaaatggttcatttggaaaattatttCTATCCCTTCACTTTTACGAGTTCATTATAtcgttaaaaataaatatttattagacAATTGCTGAACGGCAAGACACTATTTTAACATGAATTGACAAGAAAtgagcaaatgatcaaatagCCCTTTGACTCTGAAAACCACTTATTTTTTCCcttcaaaaaagaaaacacttgattttttctatcttatttactctctctcttactttacttttcttcttcttcttttcttcactcgtcaatttaattttattttgttgattcaTTTGCTGTTcaagattttattttgttgttagatttatactccctccg comes from Solanum pennellii chromosome 1, SPENNV200 and encodes:
- the LOC107004839 gene encoding uncharacterized protein LOC107004839, coding for MNVTSDDYSTKQSLNNKDDLFLPTGTTSSQDALYRIAFLTAIAIFQLPFERIKEDLVPTVIFTRKPLLFQGFVVSLMFAFSGSMASESMKEKQPKMALLCHKLAIFSVAVAGGVFALSSLLSYYNIEMVDALGNPITSA